Proteins encoded together in one Apus apus isolate bApuApu2 chromosome Z, bApuApu2.pri.cur, whole genome shotgun sequence window:
- the ARL14EPL gene encoding ARL14 effector protein-like, with protein sequence MSDHAEENCKKSSCAQEMSAEGNVFPAKDCSITEKQLQQLEKQLKCLAFQNPGPQVADFNPETREQKKKACMSQMKEKFFPKPKITKKYDKYGRLLCNNIDLCDCLEKNCLGCFYPCPKCNSNKCGPECRCNRKWVYDTIETEAGNVITALPFFVPD encoded by the exons ATGAGTGAtcatgcagaagaaaactgcaaGAAGAGCAGTTGTGCCCAGGAAATGTCTGCAGAAGGAAATGTCTTTCCTGCTAAGGACTGCTCAATAACTGAAAAACAATTG CAACAACTTGAGAAACAATTAAAATGCCTAGCCTTTCAAAATCCAGGACCTCAGGTAGCTGACTTCAATCCTGAAACtagagagcagaaaaagaaagcgTGCATGtcacagatgaaagaaaaattttttcCTAAGCCCAA aattACAAAGAAATATGACAAATACGGCAGGCTGCTTTGTAATAACATCGATTTGTGTGATTGCCTGGAAAAGAACTGCTTGGGTTGCTTCTATCCTTGTCCTAAATGTAATTCAAACAAATGTGGCCCAGAATGTCGCTGCAATAGGAAGTGGGTTTATGATACAATTGAGACTGAAGCTGGGAATGTAATCACTGCATTGCCATTTTTTGTCCCTGACTGA